In the Leptospira sp. WS4.C2 genome, one interval contains:
- a CDS encoding tetratricopeptide repeat protein: MVGEKTKALYYYELSLRENPDYDPVLKRMGLLLAESNQSIATAIFYLEKYHKQKKDDTEVQRELFRLYLTTGYEKEALEILEEIRFQGKKETLEFFETTYLCLTRGFKQKDYLLTLEKSPLAGDPYYAPWVRACETK, translated from the coding sequence ATGGTAGGAGAAAAAACAAAAGCTCTTTATTACTACGAACTTTCCCTTCGGGAGAATCCCGACTACGATCCAGTACTCAAACGGATGGGACTTCTCCTTGCTGAGAGTAACCAGTCCATCGCCACTGCTATCTTTTATTTGGAAAAATACCACAAACAGAAAAAAGACGACACAGAAGTACAACGTGAACTCTTTCGACTCTATCTTACCACAGGATATGAAAAAGAAGCACTGGAAATTTTGGAGGAAATCCGGTTCCAAGGAAAAAAAGAAACTTTGGAATTTTTTGAAACTACCTACCTTTGCCTTACCAGAGGGTTCAAACAGAAGGATTACTTACTGACTTTAGAAAAAAGCCCTCTCGCAGGGGACCCCTACTATGCACCATGGGTCCGGGCTTGTGAAACAAAATAG
- the hslU gene encoding ATP-dependent protease ATPase subunit HslU yields the protein MTYPTILAEVVGSENPAEELTPRQIVERLDEHIIGQTKAKRAVAVALRNRSRRRKLDESLREEIYPKNIIMIGPTGVGKTEIARRLSKLCGAPFLKVEATKYTEVGYVGRDVESMIRDLAMGALNLVKAEFRDRVKDKAIEKAEEIVLDAILPPIFHKKEEDLNPEEKERQTSYKESREKFREKLRKGILGDQEIEIDIPKPSAPTGMPMLQVFGAGNMEDMDNQLQSLLGDLMPKKSGKRKVKVSDAQKLLTESEAEKLIDTDKIQSEAVRRVEEMGIIFLDEIDKIAGREGRQGADVSREGVQRDLLPIVEGSTVNTKIGPIKTDHILFIAAGAFHMTKPSDLIPELQGRFPIRVELETLTESDFIKILTTPKSSLTKQYEALLATEGVKIEYTTDGIAEIAKLAFQMNEKNENIGARRLNTIMEKLLEDTSFDAPDLPEDQKQVVINESYVSAKLKGIIEDKDLSRFIL from the coding sequence ATGACATACCCAACCATTCTCGCTGAAGTTGTCGGATCCGAAAATCCGGCAGAAGAATTAACTCCACGCCAAATTGTAGAACGTTTGGACGAACATATCATTGGCCAAACCAAAGCAAAACGTGCTGTGGCAGTAGCTTTACGGAATCGTTCCAGACGTCGTAAGTTGGATGAATCCCTCCGGGAAGAAATTTATCCAAAAAATATCATTATGATTGGCCCCACAGGTGTGGGGAAAACTGAAATTGCTCGCCGTTTGTCTAAGTTATGTGGTGCTCCTTTTTTAAAAGTGGAAGCTACCAAGTATACAGAAGTAGGTTATGTGGGTCGTGATGTGGAATCCATGATTCGTGATTTGGCCATGGGTGCTCTCAATTTAGTCAAAGCAGAGTTTCGGGACCGAGTCAAAGACAAAGCCATTGAAAAAGCAGAAGAGATAGTTCTCGATGCGATTTTACCTCCTATCTTTCATAAAAAAGAAGAAGATCTAAATCCAGAAGAAAAAGAAAGACAAACTAGTTACAAAGAATCCAGAGAAAAGTTTCGAGAAAAACTACGTAAAGGAATCCTCGGCGACCAAGAAATTGAAATTGATATTCCAAAACCTTCGGCACCGACCGGAATGCCCATGTTGCAAGTATTTGGTGCTGGTAATATGGAAGATATGGACAACCAACTCCAGAGTTTACTTGGGGATTTGATGCCTAAAAAATCAGGCAAACGAAAGGTAAAAGTATCTGATGCACAAAAACTGCTTACGGAATCGGAAGCAGAAAAACTCATCGACACAGACAAAATCCAATCGGAAGCCGTGAGACGTGTGGAAGAGATGGGAATTATTTTTTTAGATGAAATTGATAAAATTGCCGGTAGAGAAGGACGCCAAGGGGCAGATGTATCTCGAGAAGGGGTTCAAAGAGACCTTTTACCGATTGTAGAAGGATCCACAGTAAACACAAAGATTGGGCCGATCAAAACTGACCATATTCTTTTTATCGCTGCCGGTGCCTTCCACATGACAAAACCATCGGATCTCATTCCAGAACTCCAAGGCCGTTTCCCCATTCGTGTGGAACTAGAAACTCTCACAGAATCTGATTTTATCAAAATTCTCACAACGCCCAAATCTTCTCTCACCAAACAATATGAAGCACTTCTCGCCACAGAAGGGGTAAAGATTGAATACACAACCGATGGGATTGCAGAGATCGCTAAGTTAGCGTTTCAGATGAATGAAAAAAATGAAAACATTGGGGCAAGAAGACTAAACACCATCATGGAAAAACTTTTGGAAGATACGAGTTTTGATGCACCCGATCTTCCAGAAGACCAGAAACAAGTGGTAATTAACGAAAGTTATGTGTCTGCAAAACTCAAAGGAATCATTGAAGATAAGGATTTAAGTCGGTTTATTTTATAA
- a CDS encoding ATP-binding protein: MSNQKKPTDYSKVVRIQIPSNPRFVSHTRNYFFNLCLEHGFSLFDSMDLKLVIGEAIVNIIRHAYSGQTNKPIFIELQFDKDRVEIKLRDYGKKVEPGELRSFDLSDYREHGIGLFMIKELTDYYFLDQSFELGNQMVLIKRK, translated from the coding sequence ATGTCGAATCAAAAGAAACCCACGGACTACTCAAAAGTAGTCCGTATCCAAATTCCATCCAACCCCCGTTTTGTTTCTCACACACGTAATTACTTTTTTAATCTATGTTTAGAACATGGATTTTCTCTATTCGATTCCATGGACTTAAAACTTGTGATTGGGGAAGCCATCGTGAATATCATTCGTCATGCCTATTCTGGGCAAACAAACAAACCCATCTTTATTGAATTACAATTTGATAAGGACAGAGTCGAAATCAAACTTAGGGACTATGGAAAAAAAGTAGAACCGGGGGAACTTCGTAGTTTTGATTTGAGTGATTACCGTGAACACGGGATTGGGCTTTTTATGATCAAAGAACTCACCGACTATTATTTTTTAGACCAGTCTTTTGAACTAGGGAACCAAATGGTTCTAATCAAAAGAAAGTAA
- the trxB gene encoding thioredoxin-disulfide reductase → MNHKVVIIGSGPAGHTAAIYAARANLNPVMYEGFMAGGVAAGGQLTTTTEVENFPGFPEGIDGTKLTQLFREQSVKYGTTIHTQTITKVDFSKRPFTIWSDDEEIKADSIIIATGATAKRMFVPGEETFWQRGISACAVCDGALPIYRNKALAVVGGGDSAVEEANHLTKFASKVYLIVRRDQLRASQIMQKRAMEHPKIEILWNQTVVEAKGGATGLSSIVLESTIDKAKKDLEVGGLFYAIGHVPNTQVFQGQLDLDETGYILTKPGTTQTNVEGVFAAGDVQDKVYRQAITAAGSGCMAALEAERWLEGH, encoded by the coding sequence ATGAACCATAAAGTTGTCATCATCGGATCGGGTCCCGCAGGACATACAGCAGCCATTTACGCAGCCAGAGCCAATTTAAACCCGGTGATGTATGAAGGATTTATGGCAGGGGGAGTTGCCGCAGGCGGACAACTGACCACCACAACCGAAGTGGAAAACTTTCCCGGTTTCCCAGAAGGAATCGATGGAACAAAACTCACCCAACTTTTCCGGGAACAATCCGTAAAATACGGAACCACCATCCACACCCAAACCATCACCAAGGTGGATTTTTCCAAACGCCCTTTTACCATCTGGTCTGATGATGAAGAAATCAAAGCCGATTCCATCATCATTGCGACAGGTGCCACAGCCAAACGAATGTTTGTCCCAGGCGAAGAAACATTCTGGCAACGCGGGATCTCCGCCTGTGCTGTTTGTGACGGTGCCCTCCCTATCTACCGAAACAAGGCCCTTGCGGTTGTTGGTGGTGGTGACTCTGCTGTGGAAGAAGCAAACCACCTGACTAAATTTGCATCCAAAGTGTACTTAATAGTCAGACGGGACCAACTCCGTGCTTCTCAAATTATGCAAAAACGTGCCATGGAACATCCAAAAATTGAAATCCTTTGGAACCAAACTGTCGTGGAAGCCAAAGGTGGGGCCACGGGCCTTAGTTCCATTGTCCTCGAAAGCACAATCGACAAAGCAAAAAAGGACCTAGAAGTGGGTGGACTTTTTTATGCGATTGGGCATGTTCCCAATACCCAAGTGTTCCAAGGCCAGTTGGATTTAGATGAAACAGGTTATATCCTGACAAAACCGGGAACCACACAAACAAATGTGGAGGGGGTTTTTGCGGCAGGGGATGTCCAGGACAAAGTGTACCGACAAGCGATTACCGCAGCAGGTAGTGGTTGTATGGCGGCCCTCGAAGCGGAACGTTGGTTAGAAGGTCACTAA
- a CDS encoding biotin/lipoyl-containing protein, with the protein MKEFLLKTPDLGDTEKIELVRWLRNVGDSVTVGDELIELVTDKAAFPVESPYSGTLKKIIMEEGSVVKKGDILGIMDINE; encoded by the coding sequence ATGAAAGAATTCCTTTTAAAAACTCCTGATTTGGGTGATACAGAAAAGATCGAATTAGTTCGTTGGCTCCGAAACGTGGGTGATTCCGTTACTGTTGGGGACGAATTGATCGAACTCGTAACGGATAAAGCGGCGTTTCCCGTGGAATCTCCCTATTCTGGTACCTTAAAAAAAATCATAATGGAAGAAGGATCTGTAGTGAAAAAAGGGGATATCCTTGGAATCATGGATATTAACGAATGA
- a CDS encoding peptidase MA family protein — MIRKPIVFALFLLTTVIYSDTDRATIPLKRGPSFDVLYFDFGETAPTSYLSVERLQEPKLEDLKLGFLEPTPGYYNGPDGGEVYQWAKNHYQWKRADGSVYTEWANGTFKLDFPSGIGFISAPVPCNGCLPTLVWSYPDLTKITKYWISHRKEYDYIHQKPLNFENYLLVSENKFGKPKLEFGNYVFYGSERWLEYLRVFGENFKMKPFLQYMKSEFQLENRGKIPVLLFDKYPEIKDFIGADLPGGTEEGGFGGRDSISLCCGEKMPQATGNPEFDSDALRRVFFGVFYHEAVHNLEQISCLKIQSETGKIPPADILDPWFEEGIANYVEAKFYERKQFHIYNDAEKLIRENKVPKTFKSLLDAKYKDLLPYSIGPLMIKHIHETYGKEAIVSYQKETCLGTAPALALQNATGVSPDQILKDSLSRFEKEKDSVLRDGKKLQLAGYTRMNSKFPTEYKSFLENGFPLPESALEIKSYTQLPSLQKIFLAPVESFSGKLEGDFLGPGGSYLYLWKKGNYRWYGDSWEANVFPGDQILFRGSNFTLIEWEDGKKQYISPKGDSVIFFNLESKTYKDAEGKSVTP, encoded by the coding sequence ATGATCCGTAAGCCAATTGTATTTGCACTTTTCCTCCTAACTACCGTTATCTATTCTGATACGGATCGTGCCACCATTCCTCTCAAACGTGGTCCTAGCTTCGATGTATTGTATTTTGATTTTGGGGAAACTGCCCCCACTTCTTATCTCTCTGTAGAAAGACTCCAAGAACCAAAACTAGAAGACTTAAAATTGGGATTTTTAGAACCGACACCTGGTTATTACAATGGTCCCGATGGTGGTGAGGTCTACCAATGGGCCAAAAACCATTACCAATGGAAACGAGCGGATGGAAGTGTTTATACGGAATGGGCGAATGGAACGTTTAAACTCGATTTCCCTTCAGGGATTGGTTTTATTTCTGCACCTGTTCCTTGTAACGGATGTTTGCCGACCCTGGTTTGGAGTTATCCCGACTTAACCAAAATCACAAAGTATTGGATTTCCCATAGAAAGGAATACGATTACATCCACCAAAAACCTTTGAATTTTGAAAACTATCTTCTTGTAAGCGAAAATAAGTTTGGAAAACCAAAATTGGAATTTGGAAACTATGTATTTTACGGCTCTGAACGGTGGCTAGAATACTTACGTGTGTTTGGTGAAAATTTCAAAATGAAACCTTTTCTTCAATATATGAAATCCGAATTTCAATTGGAGAATCGAGGAAAAATCCCTGTTTTGTTATTCGACAAATATCCAGAAATAAAAGATTTCATTGGAGCTGATCTCCCCGGCGGAACAGAAGAGGGCGGCTTTGGAGGAAGGGATTCCATTAGTTTATGCTGCGGGGAAAAAATGCCGCAGGCCACAGGAAATCCAGAATTTGATTCTGATGCACTTCGCCGTGTTTTTTTCGGAGTTTTCTACCACGAAGCAGTTCATAATTTAGAACAAATTTCCTGTTTAAAAATTCAATCGGAAACTGGTAAAATTCCACCTGCCGATATTTTGGATCCTTGGTTTGAAGAAGGAATTGCCAATTATGTAGAAGCAAAATTTTACGAACGAAAACAATTTCATATTTATAATGATGCAGAGAAGTTGATTCGTGAAAACAAAGTTCCTAAAACCTTTAAATCGTTGTTAGATGCAAAGTATAAAGATTTACTTCCTTATTCTATTGGTCCACTTATGATCAAACATATTCATGAAACCTATGGAAAAGAAGCCATTGTATCCTACCAAAAAGAAACCTGTTTAGGAACCGCGCCGGCTCTGGCTTTACAAAATGCTACCGGTGTTTCCCCTGATCAAATTTTGAAAGATAGTTTGTCCCGTTTCGAAAAAGAGAAAGACTCTGTGCTTCGAGATGGCAAAAAACTCCAGTTAGCTGGATATACACGAATGAATTCTAAATTTCCAACGGAATACAAGTCCTTTTTAGAAAATGGATTTCCACTTCCGGAATCAGCATTGGAGATCAAGTCCTACACGCAATTACCAAGTTTGCAAAAAATCTTTCTAGCTCCTGTGGAATCTTTTTCTGGTAAGTTGGAAGGAGACTTTCTTGGACCGGGCGGGAGTTATTTATATCTTTGGAAAAAAGGGAATTACCGTTGGTATGGAGACTCTTGGGAAGCGAATGTGTTTCCTGGAGACCAAATCCTTTTTAGGGGTTCTAATTTTACATTGATCGAGTGGGAAGATGGAAAAAAACAATACATATCACCGAAGGGAGATTCGGTGATATTTTTTAATTTGGAATCAAAAACCTACAAAGATGCCGAGGGAAAGTCGGTCACTCCTTAG
- the ilvN gene encoding acetolactate synthase small subunit, producing the protein MKHTLSILVNNHPGVMSHVSGLFTRRGYNIDSIAVGVTDNAEVSSMTIVLNGDDFLVGQVKNQLLKLPDVLKVQDMTYAGSVQRELVLISFSITEVNRSEALTICNGFDVKILEMTEDSLLIEFSGNSRQVTNVISVLKPFGIREISRTGQIAIAYRNQNSV; encoded by the coding sequence ATGAAACACACTCTAAGTATTTTAGTCAATAACCACCCGGGCGTAATGAGCCATGTTTCTGGTCTATTTACTCGCCGCGGATACAATATCGATTCGATTGCTGTGGGTGTGACGGACAACGCGGAAGTTTCTTCCATGACAATCGTTTTGAATGGGGATGATTTTTTAGTAGGCCAAGTCAAAAACCAACTCCTCAAACTTCCAGATGTTTTAAAAGTCCAAGACATGACGTATGCTGGTTCTGTACAAAGGGAACTAGTTCTTATCTCTTTTTCGATTACGGAAGTCAATCGAAGTGAAGCCCTTACCATTTGTAACGGTTTCGATGTCAAAATTCTAGAAATGACAGAAGATTCTCTTCTCATTGAATTTTCTGGAAATTCTAGACAAGTCACCAATGTGATTTCTGTTCTTAAACCTTTCGGAATTCGTGAGATTTCTCGCACAGGTCAAATTGCCATTGCCTATCGGAACCAAAACTCCGTTTAG
- the hslV gene encoding ATP-dependent protease subunit HslV, giving the protein METIHATTILSVRKNGKIAVGGDGQVSMGSTVMKHTAKKVRRLYNGKVIAGFAGSAADAFTLFELFEKKLNEHGGSVSRAAVELAREWRMDRMLRRLEALLIVCDANESFLISGTGDVISPDDGVLAIGSGGNFALSAARALVQNTDMDPREIITKAMQITADICIYTNHNLVIEEL; this is encoded by the coding sequence ATGGAAACAATTCATGCAACGACCATCCTTTCTGTTCGTAAAAACGGTAAAATTGCCGTAGGGGGAGACGGTCAAGTATCCATGGGAAGCACCGTGATGAAACATACCGCAAAAAAAGTCAGACGACTTTACAACGGTAAGGTGATCGCTGGATTTGCTGGCAGTGCTGCCGATGCATTTACTCTTTTTGAACTCTTTGAAAAAAAATTAAATGAACATGGTGGGTCTGTGTCTCGTGCAGCGGTCGAACTAGCTCGTGAGTGGAGGATGGACCGAATGTTACGTAGACTCGAAGCCCTCCTGATTGTTTGTGATGCCAATGAATCTTTTTTAATTTCGGGAACTGGCGATGTGATCTCACCTGATGACGGCGTGCTTGCCATTGGATCTGGGGGAAATTTTGCTCTTTCTGCGGCCCGTGCCCTAGTCCAAAATACAGATATGGATCCGAGGGAGATCATTACAAAAGCCATGCAAATCACCGCAGATATTTGTATCTATACGAACCATAATTTGGTGATTGAGGAATTATAA
- the xerD gene encoding site-specific tyrosine recombinase XerD, with product MGSKLPVSQNQLLQTFQEYLSVEKGLSDNSIYSYGYDLNKFAIFLEKEHINFLEVKANDIMRFLEGERERKISAKTLAREVVAIRQFYKYLRDEKRLDSNPTEKIETPEVARTIPDYLTQVEIEELFRNIKEDNLYELRDKCIFELLYSSGLRISEACNLRMTDIDMENMTITVEGKGGRQRLVPFGEKSLEILKKYLVESRTEILKKRTCEFVFVSKKGSYINRKSVWRLLNHYIKRTKIKKKVTPHTLRHSFATHLLENHADLKSVQELLGHIDISTTQIYTHMANKTLKEVHKKFHPRG from the coding sequence ATGGGTTCCAAATTGCCAGTTTCTCAAAATCAGCTTTTACAAACATTCCAAGAATACCTGTCCGTAGAAAAAGGACTGAGCGATAATTCAATATATTCCTACGGATACGATCTCAACAAGTTTGCGATCTTCTTGGAAAAGGAACATATCAACTTCTTAGAAGTAAAAGCAAACGATATTATGCGTTTTCTAGAGGGTGAAAGAGAACGTAAAATCTCAGCTAAAACTCTGGCACGAGAAGTGGTCGCCATCCGCCAATTTTACAAATACCTTCGGGATGAAAAACGTTTGGATTCCAATCCAACCGAAAAAATTGAAACTCCAGAAGTCGCAAGAACCATCCCTGATTACCTCACTCAAGTAGAAATTGAAGAACTCTTTCGTAATATCAAAGAGGACAATTTGTACGAACTTCGTGACAAATGTATCTTTGAACTTCTTTATTCCTCTGGCCTTCGTATCTCTGAAGCATGTAACTTAAGGATGACAGACATCGACATGGAAAACATGACGATCACTGTGGAAGGAAAGGGTGGAAGACAACGCCTTGTTCCTTTTGGTGAAAAGTCATTGGAGATTTTGAAAAAATATCTCGTGGAAAGCCGTACAGAAATTTTGAAAAAAAGAACCTGTGAATTTGTTTTTGTTTCAAAAAAAGGATCGTATATCAACCGTAAGTCGGTATGGCGTCTTTTAAATCATTACATCAAACGCACAAAAATAAAGAAAAAAGTAACACCACACACACTTCGTCACTCTTTTGCTACCCACCTACTAGAGAACCATGCGGACCTCAAATCGGTTCAGGAACTTTTGGGTCATATCGATATTTCAACGACTCAGATTTATACGCATATGGCAAATAAAACTCTGAAGGAAGTTCATAAGAAATTCCATCCAAGAGGATAA
- a CDS encoding chorismate-binding protein, whose translation MTWESFEEEYRKTGGLLFEDSLSRPGFTICDWYFDPKEEVQIFYTKNKPIAETIKTSLSKLDESRNKGDYPCGTFFFELGYFFIEGMDLNSSGLTEGTPLLQYTIYKQKKKIRYPNPTPSQLQATNLKKMEVHWDKETYTKKWEKTREALLLGESYELNLCFPVSLSIEGDLFLYYQSLKAKQKTKYSAYFPNKDSRILSFSPELFFEVNGDQIQTEPMKGTILRGNTSKEDAENKSILQTSAKERAENVMITDLYRNDLGRIAKQGTVQVTDLFLVKGLSTVWQMVSKVEAKLKEPFTWLPVLKALFPSGSVIGAPKRKSFEILRNLEDHDRGLYTGSLFVSELLDGKPWIRSSVTIRTMHLKPDGDLWFGSYGVGSGITVLSDAPAEYDECLSKLKFIKNPHLPPFEILETLRFYNGHYFLKNLHLERMEKAANRFGFPFSKSNAEATLKTLADVSKGLLRVRLLLSERGEFRGETFALTKQKKRPTIRLGFANQPVDSKDIFLYHKTTERTYYNEQLEDCKSRGMDDCILFDTNGQVLETNIRNLFLRKGNVWMTPTLVTGGLPGVFREALIQKGWVKEKALYKSDVETADQILVGNSLRGFERVEFISNHSPAENLHSL comes from the coding sequence ATGACTTGGGAATCTTTCGAAGAAGAATACCGGAAAACCGGTGGCCTTCTTTTCGAAGATTCTCTCAGCCGTCCCGGTTTCACAATTTGCGATTGGTATTTTGATCCCAAAGAAGAAGTCCAAATCTTCTATACAAAGAACAAACCAATTGCAGAAACAATCAAAACCAGCTTATCGAAGTTAGATGAGTCTCGAAATAAAGGTGATTATCCTTGTGGAACATTTTTTTTTGAACTAGGATATTTTTTTATCGAAGGGATGGATCTAAATTCCTCTGGACTCACGGAAGGAACTCCCCTCCTCCAGTATACAATCTATAAACAAAAAAAGAAAATCAGATATCCAAACCCAACGCCTAGCCAACTTCAGGCCACCAATTTAAAGAAGATGGAAGTCCATTGGGACAAAGAAACTTATACCAAAAAATGGGAAAAAACAAGAGAGGCGCTCCTACTCGGCGAAAGTTATGAATTGAATCTATGTTTTCCTGTATCCTTATCAATCGAAGGAGATTTGTTTTTATACTACCAATCCTTAAAGGCAAAACAAAAAACAAAATACTCAGCTTACTTTCCGAACAAAGATTCTAGAATTTTATCCTTCTCTCCCGAATTATTCTTTGAAGTAAATGGAGATCAAATCCAAACAGAACCGATGAAAGGAACGATTCTTCGCGGTAATACATCGAAAGAAGATGCGGAAAACAAATCCATTCTCCAAACGTCTGCGAAAGAAAGAGCAGAAAATGTGATGATTACCGATCTCTACAGAAATGATTTGGGAAGAATTGCCAAACAAGGAACTGTGCAAGTGACTGATCTATTTTTAGTGAAGGGCCTTTCTACTGTTTGGCAAATGGTATCCAAAGTCGAAGCCAAACTAAAAGAACCATTTACTTGGTTACCTGTATTAAAAGCTCTCTTTCCCTCGGGCTCTGTGATTGGAGCGCCAAAACGTAAGTCCTTTGAAATTCTGCGAAATTTGGAGGATCATGATAGAGGATTATACACCGGATCTTTATTCGTATCAGAACTGTTAGATGGTAAACCTTGGATTCGATCCAGTGTTACCATCCGCACCATGCACTTAAAACCAGATGGAGATCTTTGGTTTGGTTCCTATGGAGTGGGTAGCGGGATCACGGTTCTCTCAGACGCTCCTGCAGAATATGACGAATGCCTTTCAAAATTAAAGTTTATCAAAAATCCCCATCTTCCCCCATTTGAAATCTTAGAAACATTACGATTCTATAATGGACATTATTTCTTAAAAAACCTCCATTTGGAGCGAATGGAAAAAGCGGCAAATCGCTTCGGTTTTCCATTTTCAAAATCCAATGCAGAAGCCACTCTAAAGACCTTAGCCGATGTATCCAAAGGACTTTTACGTGTTCGATTGTTACTCAGCGAAAGAGGAGAATTTCGTGGAGAAACTTTTGCATTAACGAAACAAAAAAAAAGACCAACAATTCGCCTTGGTTTTGCAAACCAACCGGTAGATTCAAAAGATATTTTTCTATACCACAAAACCACAGAGAGAACCTACTACAATGAACAATTGGAAGATTGTAAATCCAGAGGAATGGATGACTGTATTTTGTTTGATACAAACGGGCAGGTATTAGAAACCAATATTCGGAATCTTTTCCTACGCAAAGGTAATGTTTGGATGACACCCACACTCGTTACAGGAGGCCTTCCCGGAGTTTTTCGAGAGGCCCTGATACAGAAGGGTTGGGTAAAAGAAAAAGCCCTCTACAAAAGTGATGTAGAAACTGCAGATCAAATCCTTGTGGGAAATTCTTTACGTGGATTCGAAAGAGTCGAGTTCATTTCGAATCATTCACCAGCTGAAAATCTTCATTCCTTATAG